A genome region from Populus alba chromosome 5, ASM523922v2, whole genome shotgun sequence includes the following:
- the LOC118031570 gene encoding uncharacterized protein codes for MAGRLGRRVINFANLPIKLLMPTTYTNISEIALKTIPSASKIEIKRVLESLYGFDVEKVSTLNMEGKKKKRGGFLIAKPDYKKAYVTLKTPLSISPHLFPIRVIEEERAKMNKKAPESSFVEDNKNHWLHEKKKESGGGGRGWRGRSDSGSGWRGGRGRGDVAAEKAKFPWSSMRSSTANSR; via the coding sequence ATGGCAGGCAGATTGGGAAGAAGAGTAATAAACTTCGCAAACCTCCCCATAAAACTCCTGATGCCTACAACATACACAAATATCTCCGAAATCGCACTAAAAACAATCCCTTCAGCCTCCAAAATCGAAATCAAGCGCGTCCTCGAATCGCTCTACGGCTTCGACGTCGAAAAGGTAAGCACTCTTAACatggaaggaaaaaagaagaaacgcGGCGGATTCCTCATCGCCAAGCCAGACTATAAAAAAGCATACGTCACGCTTAAAACTCCCCTCTCGATTTCGCCCCATTTATTTCCGATTAGAGTTATTGAGGAAGAGAGGGCGAAAATGAATAAGAAGGCACCGGAGAGTAGTTTTGTTGAGGATAATAAGAATCACTGGCTTCatgagaagaagaaggagagtgGAGGCGGCGGTAGGGGATGGCGCGGCCGCAGCGACAGCGGTAGCGGGTGGCGCGGCGGTCGTGGTCGTGGTGATGTGGCGGCCGAGAAGGCTAAGTTTCCTTGGAGCAGCATGAGGAGCTCTACTGCTAATTCTAGGTAG